The following are encoded in a window of Myxocyprinus asiaticus isolate MX2 ecotype Aquarium Trade chromosome 17, UBuf_Myxa_2, whole genome shotgun sequence genomic DNA:
- the LOC127455115 gene encoding DNA-binding protein inhibitor ID-3-like, with amino-acid sequence MKAISPVRSVRNCYEAVCCISEQSLSISRCKSPSEELSDMNDCYSKLKELVPSIPQNKSVSQVEILQHVIDYIFDLQIALENETDTNNAPDLFTSMKNSEMTRNFSQEDGALCH; translated from the exons ATGAAGGCTATCAGTCCCGTTCGGTCTGTCAGAAACTGTTATGAAGCAGTTTGCTGTATCTCAGAGCAGAGTCTCTCCATCAGCCGTTGCAAGAGTCCCTCTGAGGAGCTGTCCGACATGAATGACTGTTACTCAAAACTCAAAGAGCTGGTGCCTAGTATCCCTCAGAACAAGTCCGTGAGCCAAGTGGAGATTCTTCAGCATgtaatagattacatttttgactTACAGATAGCACTGGAAAACGAGACGGACACAAACAACGCGCCCGACTTGTTCACGTCAATGAAG AATTCAGAGATGACCCGTAATTTCTCCCAAGAGGATGGAGCTCTTTGCCACTAG